In bacterium, one genomic interval encodes:
- a CDS encoding ROK family protein: MTDEIVYAGIDIGGTNIKYGLVDSRGKVLFKEQRPTLVEKGAEPLMHLVTNIAERLLYQAAEEDHPVKWLGVGTPGAVDTRIGKVISLSPNIEGWQGMEIGRILKERLNTSVYVDNDVNAMALGESRFGAAVGYKSVFCTAVGTGVGGAILLDGKLWRGSNFTAGEIGHVSINANGPTCRCGNRGCLETYCSSAAMLNSVKSRLGNTLTPAFEEVLEGPIEGLTIKKLFAAAKKGDEIALSVVTESAQYLGTALAGVVNLLNPEIVVVGGGVADGGAGFLETVTSEIRKRAFSTAVENLRVARASLGNDAGFIGAGILGDAKV, translated from the coding sequence ATGACTGACGAAATAGTCTACGCCGGGATAGACATCGGCGGCACCAATATCAAGTACGGCTTGGTCGACTCACGCGGGAAAGTCCTGTTCAAAGAACAGCGTCCTACCCTGGTTGAGAAGGGGGCCGAACCGCTTATGCATCTGGTCACCAATATCGCTGAACGGCTTTTATATCAGGCGGCGGAAGAAGACCACCCCGTCAAATGGCTCGGCGTCGGCACCCCTGGCGCGGTTGACACCCGAATCGGCAAAGTGATCTCGTTGTCGCCAAACATCGAAGGTTGGCAGGGGATGGAGATCGGCCGGATCCTCAAAGAAAGATTGAATACCAGTGTGTATGTCGACAACGATGTCAACGCCATGGCCCTGGGCGAATCGCGATTTGGCGCGGCGGTAGGCTACAAGTCCGTTTTCTGTACGGCTGTCGGGACTGGGGTTGGAGGCGCTATACTATTGGATGGAAAGCTCTGGCGCGGTTCTAACTTTACGGCTGGTGAAATTGGCCATGTTTCAATCAATGCGAATGGTCCGACATGTCGATGTGGTAATCGTGGCTGTCTTGAAACCTACTGTTCCTCAGCGGCAATGCTTAATTCCGTTAAGTCACGTCTTGGCAACACGCTAACTCCTGCATTTGAAGAAGTACTTGAGGGACCGATCGAAGGGCTCACAATAAAGAAGCTGTTTGCCGCGGCCAAAAAAGGGGACGAGATCGCCCTCTCTGTGGTGACCGAATCAGCCCAGTATCTTGGTACCGCACTGGCCGGCGTGGTGAATCTTTTGAATCCTGAGATCGTAGTGGTGGGAGGAGGGGTTGCTGATGGTGGCGCCGGATTCCTCGAAACCGTCACCTCAGAAATTCGGAAACGTGCTTTTAGTACGGCCGTAGAAAACCTGAGAGTCGCCCGGGCTTCGCTGGGGAATGATGCCGGCTTCATTGGCGCCGGAATACTTGGAGATGCAAAAGTATGA
- a CDS encoding class I SAM-dependent methyltransferase, producing the protein MKANEISVFDKYAHEYDLITNAVEREKSHGREVDALISTFQPTRVLDAGCATGLTCYLFASKGIPATGIDRAPRMIEVAREKYEESRLPLTFVRGQFEKLPKTLHGKFNLVVCLANSISGVSTAAGLLASLRSFRKCLTEQGTLVIQMLNFEAIKKDQIFPIRATRNGDILYLRYSERVGDLQQIHVIRTDLSTQPPSYEIFRHAYRSHTKASMESALRKAGFGKVSTFGKLDLTERFTKAARDMVFIAHA; encoded by the coding sequence ATGAAAGCGAACGAGATCTCGGTCTTTGACAAATATGCGCACGAATATGATCTGATAACCAATGCGGTCGAACGAGAGAAATCGCATGGTCGCGAAGTCGATGCCCTGATCAGCACTTTCCAGCCCACGAGAGTGCTCGATGCCGGCTGTGCCACCGGTCTGACCTGCTATCTGTTTGCATCAAAAGGTATCCCGGCGACTGGGATTGACCGTGCGCCACGTATGATCGAGGTAGCGCGCGAGAAGTATGAAGAGTCCCGCCTGCCACTGACCTTCGTCCGTGGGCAGTTTGAGAAGCTCCCCAAAACTCTGCACGGCAAATTCAATCTGGTGGTCTGCCTCGCCAACAGTATCAGCGGCGTTTCAACCGCCGCCGGTCTGCTGGCGTCGCTCAGGTCGTTTCGCAAATGCCTGACTGAACAGGGGACTCTGGTGATTCAGATGTTGAATTTCGAGGCTATCAAGAAGGACCAGATCTTTCCGATCCGGGCCACGCGAAATGGCGACATTCTTTACCTGAGATACTCGGAGCGCGTAGGTGACCTTCAGCAGATCCACGTCATACGGACCGACCTCTCGACCCAGCCGCCATCATACGAGATTTTCCGCCATGCGTACCGCAGCCACACCAAGGCAAGTATGGAGTCGGCATTGCGCAAGGCAGGTTTCGGCAAAGTCTCGACTTTTGGAAAACTGGACCTTACCGAACGGTTCACGAAGGCCGCGCGCGATATGGTTTTCATCGCCCACGCCTGA
- a CDS encoding MmgE/PrpD family protein produces MAHDGPLDKSLSRQIAEFAVSLRYEQLPKEVVHEVKRYLYDSVGCALGGSKTKDVGILRDIYTDFGGKAEATTLIFGDKMPAVNATLVNSLMIRALDFNDIYWKEDPSHPSDIIPAALSVGEMMNSSMEEVIVAIVLAYEFEQRLCEFAVPGVRERKWHHATLTQFVSPIVAGKLMHLSVDQMVNAIGINGCHNHTIGCPTAGKLTMMKNTVDPMATQTGVFAAMMAKRGYTGTEAVFEGKEGFMDCFGPGWAKQNLVGGLGQSYRIMQCSMKAFPTEALTHTHITATLKTIKDNDIKTDQIDTVTVTTIARACDILFDPHKYRPESRETADHSLPYCIAAAIVDRKITTQSFSDEKMKDPRIWDVIDKIKGEASKEFEAMFPAKQPSKVVVKTKDGREFSSYLEYPKGDPREPMTMEDLDTKFGALAEGILTADRQKQWRDSIMNCEKQTCQKFMAGLVK; encoded by the coding sequence ATGGCTCACGACGGCCCCTTAGACAAATCACTCTCCCGGCAGATCGCTGAATTTGCGGTCAGTCTTCGCTACGAACAACTTCCCAAAGAAGTGGTCCACGAGGTAAAACGTTACCTCTACGACTCAGTCGGCTGCGCTCTCGGTGGTTCGAAGACCAAAGATGTCGGCATCCTCCGCGATATCTACACCGATTTCGGCGGCAAAGCCGAAGCTACCACACTGATCTTCGGCGACAAGATGCCGGCGGTCAATGCGACGCTCGTTAATTCGTTGATGATCCGTGCGCTCGATTTTAACGATATCTACTGGAAAGAGGATCCGTCGCATCCGTCGGATATCATCCCGGCGGCGCTCTCTGTCGGCGAGATGATGAATAGCTCGATGGAAGAAGTTATTGTCGCGATCGTTCTCGCCTATGAGTTCGAACAGCGATTGTGCGAATTTGCGGTCCCCGGCGTGCGGGAACGGAAATGGCACCATGCGACCCTCACCCAATTTGTTTCGCCGATCGTCGCCGGTAAGCTGATGCATCTGTCGGTCGACCAGATGGTCAATGCGATCGGCATCAACGGTTGCCATAACCATACGATCGGTTGCCCGACTGCCGGGAAACTGACCATGATGAAAAACACGGTCGACCCGATGGCGACCCAGACCGGCGTTTTTGCCGCGATGATGGCTAAGCGCGGCTACACAGGCACCGAAGCGGTCTTCGAAGGAAAAGAAGGATTCATGGATTGCTTCGGCCCAGGCTGGGCCAAGCAGAACCTGGTCGGCGGGCTGGGGCAGAGCTATCGGATCATGCAGTGCAGCATGAAGGCGTTCCCGACCGAAGCGCTGACCCACACGCATATCACGGCGACGCTCAAGACGATCAAGGATAACGATATCAAGACCGACCAGATTGACACCGTGACTGTCACCACGATTGCGCGCGCCTGCGATATTTTGTTCGACCCGCACAAGTACCGTCCCGAATCCCGCGAGACCGCGGATCACTCGCTGCCGTATTGTATCGCGGCGGCAATTGTCGACCGGAAGATCACCACGCAGTCATTCTCCGATGAAAAGATGAAAGACCCGCGCATCTGGGATGTGATCGACAAGATCAAGGGAGAAGCCTCCAAAGAATTCGAGGCGATGTTCCCCGCGAAGCAGCCCTCGAAAGTGGTCGTGAAAACGAAAGATGGCCGCGAGTTTTCGTCCTATCTCGAGTATCCGAAAGGGGACCCGCGCGAGCCGATGACGATGGAGGATCTGGATACCAAATTCGGCGCACTGGCCGAGGGTATCCTGACGGCTGACCGTCAGAAACAGTGGCGCGACTCAATCATGAACTGTGAAAAGCAGACCTGCCAAAAGTTCATGGCGGGCCTCGTGAAGTAG
- a CDS encoding ATP phosphoribosyltransferase regulatory subunit produces MAKEKSTKVRPQLLKGFRDYPPEEQIAREAMLGKTRDAVELMGFLPLQTASLELAETLLGSHYSSDSLAELFGFKGPDEVDMALRYEFTLSLARYVASQPELALPFRRYQYGNVWRVDKPGPGRYREFMQFDIDIVGTTNLLADAEIIAAMVTIFEHLGIKNFKVRFSNRKLLNGVIEWAGISPDRGPNVMRVIDKLEKQERGGFAGAWPRTDRPLRRQDPRTWLA; encoded by the coding sequence ATGGCTAAAGAGAAATCGACCAAAGTCAGACCGCAACTGCTCAAAGGATTCCGGGATTACCCGCCGGAAGAACAGATCGCCCGCGAAGCGATGCTTGGCAAAACCCGCGATGCTGTCGAGTTGATGGGATTTCTCCCATTGCAGACCGCCTCACTTGAACTGGCCGAGACACTCCTCGGCTCACATTACTCTTCTGATTCACTTGCCGAGCTATTCGGGTTCAAGGGGCCGGATGAGGTCGACATGGCGCTCCGGTATGAGTTCACGCTGTCGCTCGCCCGCTATGTCGCCAGCCAGCCGGAACTGGCGCTGCCATTCCGTCGCTATCAGTACGGCAATGTATGGCGAGTCGACAAGCCGGGGCCGGGTCGATATCGCGAATTCATGCAGTTTGATATTGATATCGTCGGGACAACCAATTTGCTCGCCGATGCTGAGATCATCGCCGCCATGGTGACGATCTTCGAGCATCTGGGCATCAAGAATTTCAAGGTCCGCTTCTCCAATCGGAAACTGCTCAACGGCGTAATCGAGTGGGCAGGGATTTCACCCGACCGCGGCCCCAATGTCATGCGGGTGATCGACAAACTGGAGAAACAGGAGAGAGGCGGTTTTGCTGGAGCTTGGCCCCGGACGGACCGACCGCTCCGGCGACAAGATCCCCGGACTTGGCTTGCCTGA
- a CDS encoding 4Fe-4S binding protein: MSIVKTVTAEVKSQVERHGVQKLRFYAQVGSLLLNIWIGIQFYLWVKHIQSGGEGWAIPRPAGVEGWLPIGSLVSLKHFFATGIINEIHPAGLIILIMILVTGFVFRKAFCSWVCPVGFISELLGDISDKMFGKRIVPPKWLDWPLRSLKYILLGFFVWIIVVKMSPAAIEAFLYSDYNVVSDVLMLRFFTDITMFSLIVIALLFVMSLVIRGFWCRYLCPYGRVAWNIWHDLADPHQAERS; the protein is encoded by the coding sequence ATGAGTATCGTGAAAACCGTTACCGCCGAAGTTAAGTCCCAGGTCGAACGACATGGGGTACAGAAACTCCGCTTTTACGCGCAAGTTGGCTCGCTTCTTCTCAATATCTGGATCGGGATTCAGTTCTACCTCTGGGTGAAACATATTCAATCCGGGGGAGAGGGATGGGCGATTCCCCGTCCTGCGGGAGTCGAGGGCTGGCTTCCGATCGGCTCGCTCGTCTCCCTGAAGCATTTCTTTGCGACCGGGATCATCAACGAGATTCATCCGGCCGGGTTGATCATCCTGATCATGATCCTCGTGACCGGGTTTGTCTTCCGCAAAGCGTTCTGCTCGTGGGTCTGCCCGGTTGGATTTATCTCCGAGCTGCTTGGCGATATTTCGGACAAAATGTTCGGAAAGCGGATTGTCCCGCCCAAATGGCTCGACTGGCCCCTCCGTTCGCTGAAGTACATTCTGCTGGGATTCTTTGTCTGGATAATCGTGGTCAAGATGAGCCCGGCCGCGATAGAGGCGTTTCTCTATTCGGACTACAACGTCGTCTCCGATGTCCTGATGCTTCGCTTCTTCACCGATATCACCATGTTTTCTCTGATTGTGATTGCGCTCTTGTTTGTAATGTCGCTGGTGATCCGCGGTTTCTGGTGCCGCTATCTCTGCCCTTATGGGCGCGTTGCTTGGAATATTTGGCATGATCTCGCCGACCCGCATCAAGCGGAACGAAGTTAG
- a CDS encoding 4Fe-4S dicluster domain-containing protein: MISPTRIKRNEVSCINCSACTKVCPSFIKVEKVKQVWSDECSGCMACVDSCPIKNTLVIKGRSSRKITTRQWAAAMLIVFWGTLLAAKLFGPWDNAITREQYIQMLPQAERGEFGHPGVDGK, from the coding sequence ATGATCTCGCCGACCCGCATCAAGCGGAACGAAGTTAGCTGCATCAATTGTTCTGCTTGCACCAAGGTTTGCCCATCGTTTATCAAGGTTGAGAAAGTCAAGCAGGTCTGGTCGGATGAATGTTCCGGATGCATGGCCTGTGTTGATTCATGCCCGATCAAAAACACTCTGGTCATAAAAGGACGAAGCTCTCGAAAAATAACTACTCGACAGTGGGCGGCCGCCATGCTTATAGTCTTCTGGGGAACGTTGCTCGCGGCAAAGTTGTTTGGACCATGGGACAACGCGATCACGCGGGAGCAGTACATACAGATGCTGCCGCAGGCTGAGCGCGGTGAATTCGGTCACCCCGGAGTGGATGGAAAATGA
- a CDS encoding ATP phosphoribosyltransferase regulatory subunit yields the protein MLELGPGRTDRSGDKIPGLGLPDSQINKLCVFLDFAVKHGSDPLLGAEQLVGGIAIAKEGIEELRQIQSYLSSMQISHDKFEVDLTIVRGLGYYTGPVFETTLTDLPEFGSVFSGGRYDNLVERFLNKSFPAVGASIGIDRLLAALIELKAIELRTSTSQVLVTTMDRDRIADYLKILRELRDAGIRAEIYSGDTKNLTKQVKYGDKVGIPFAVIAGSNEFDAGTITVKNLEAGRVKGSETADRDEWLKASGIQETIQRSELIGYLKKHLTYGK from the coding sequence TTGCTGGAGCTTGGCCCCGGACGGACCGACCGCTCCGGCGACAAGATCCCCGGACTTGGCTTGCCTGATTCTCAAATCAACAAGTTGTGCGTGTTCCTGGATTTCGCCGTCAAACATGGTTCAGACCCGCTTCTCGGTGCAGAACAATTGGTCGGCGGAATTGCCATCGCGAAAGAGGGGATCGAAGAACTACGTCAGATCCAGAGCTACCTCTCCTCGATGCAGATTTCACACGACAAGTTTGAGGTCGACTTGACAATCGTTCGCGGCCTCGGCTATTACACCGGCCCGGTTTTTGAAACGACCCTGACTGACCTTCCGGAATTCGGCTCGGTCTTTTCCGGCGGACGGTACGACAATCTGGTCGAACGATTCCTCAATAAATCCTTCCCAGCGGTGGGTGCATCGATCGGCATAGACCGACTTCTTGCTGCATTGATCGAACTGAAAGCGATTGAGCTGCGAACGTCGACCTCGCAAGTCTTGGTAACTACTATGGACCGAGACCGGATCGCCGATTACCTGAAGATTCTGCGTGAACTTCGCGATGCCGGTATCCGCGCTGAGATCTACTCCGGCGATACCAAAAATCTGACCAAGCAGGTGAAGTACGGCGATAAGGTCGGAATCCCTTTTGCGGTGATCGCGGGGTCAAACGAATTTGACGCCGGGACGATTACGGTCAAAAATCTTGAGGCTGGCCGGGTCAAGGGGTCCGAAACCGCCGACCGCGACGAATGGCTCAAAGCCTCGGGAATTCAGGAGACGATTCAGCGGAGTGAGCTGATTGGATATCTGAAGAAGCATCTCACGTATGGAAAGTAG